The following are from one region of the Candidatus Polarisedimenticolia bacterium genome:
- the rpmI gene encoding 50S ribosomal protein L35, whose amino-acid sequence MPKMKTKKSAAKRFRVSATGVVKRSRAFKRHILTSKTTKRKRHLDMETSVSKADSRRMRDMLPYGRP is encoded by the coding sequence ATGCCGAAAATGAAGACCAAGAAGTCCGCCGCCAAGCGGTTTCGCGTGTCGGCGACCGGAGTCGTGAAGCGCAGCCGCGCCTTCAAGCGCCACATCCTGACGTCCAAGACCACCAAGAGGAAGCGGCACCTCGACATGGAAACCTCAGTCAGCAAGGCGGACTCGCGACGGATGCGCGATATGCTTCCGTACGGCCGCCCTTAG
- the infC gene encoding translation initiation factor IF-3: MDKKLRVNEKIRAREIRVIGQDGAQLGIMSPEQALRSAQESGLDLVEVSPDAVPPVCRILDYGKYRYQLNKKAQEAKKKQKVIQVKEVKFRPKTDEHDYEFKRNNIIRFLSKGKKVKATVIFRGRENMHRDIGYRILGRLKGEITEYGVVETEPRQEGPFLDMILAPKKWSGQGPAPAASGGQADKAAPTRRGP; encoded by the coding sequence ATCGACAAGAAGCTAAGGGTCAACGAGAAGATTCGGGCCCGCGAGATCCGCGTCATCGGGCAGGACGGAGCGCAGCTCGGGATCATGTCCCCGGAGCAGGCCCTGCGCTCGGCGCAAGAGAGCGGGCTGGATCTGGTGGAGGTTTCTCCCGACGCCGTTCCGCCGGTCTGCCGCATCCTCGACTACGGCAAGTACCGCTACCAGCTCAACAAGAAGGCCCAGGAGGCGAAGAAGAAGCAGAAGGTCATCCAGGTCAAGGAGGTGAAGTTCCGCCCCAAGACCGACGAGCACGACTACGAGTTCAAGCGCAACAACATCATCCGCTTCCTCTCCAAGGGGAAGAAGGTGAAGGCCACCGTGATCTTTCGCGGCCGGGAGAACATGCACCGGGACATCGGCTACAGGATTCTCGGCCGGCTCAAAGGAGAAATCACCGAGTACGGCGTGGTGGAGACCGAGCCGCGCCAGGAAGGGCCGTTCCTCGACATGATCCTGGCGCCGAAGAAATGGTCCGGTCAGGGGCCGGCCCCCGCCGCATCAGGCGGCCAGGCGGACAAGGCCGCGCCCACACGCCGCGGACCTTAG
- the thrS gene encoding threonine--tRNA ligase, with protein sequence MKGLSTLETFEVVMPDGAVRAFPRGTTLSTIAESVDPTLARRAIAVVVDGVEKDIYGPLDRGGRVEFITPDSPRALQVYRHTTSHLLANAVKDLFPEVKIGIGPATEEGFFYDFERGEPFTPEDLERIEARMREIKGKDFPIRRIEQPKEEALAYFRRLGDNLKVELIAEKGGPIVSCYRQNDFMDFCTGPHLPSTGRIGAFKLLSVAGAYWKGSEDNQQLQRIYGTAFPTEEQLEIYLKTLEEAKKRDHRKLGPALDLFSVEETAGPGLIFWHPNGTIVRQVMEDFWKEEHRRSGYQLVTTPHIARDELWRQSGHLEFYKDNMYTFEIEKAGYVIKPMNCPGHSLIYKSRLRSYRELPIRYAELGTVYRYERSGVLHGMMRVRGFTQDDAHIYCTRDQILDEIKGVLDLVITFLKTFGYDRYEVDLSVRDPAHAEKYAGDDDGWTMAEDALVKALQSRGLTYTRREGEAVFYGPKIDVRMFDAIGRPWQGPTVQFDFNLPQRLGIQYVAPDGSQTPVVMVHRAIYGSLERFVGGLVEHYAGAFPVWLAPVQAVVMPITDRIREYAREAQAMLLTAGLRCDLDDRSEKIGAKIRDAQLKKIPFMLVAGDREAQARTVSVRSRREGDLGPMGLEAIRDRIVQMNAGRVAGP encoded by the coding sequence TTGAAAGGACTGAGCACTTTGGAGACGTTCGAGGTCGTCATGCCGGACGGCGCGGTCCGCGCATTTCCGCGCGGCACGACGCTCTCCACCATCGCCGAGTCGGTCGACCCGACCCTGGCGAGGCGCGCCATCGCGGTGGTTGTGGACGGTGTCGAGAAGGACATCTATGGACCGCTGGATCGGGGCGGCCGGGTCGAGTTCATCACCCCGGACTCCCCTCGCGCGCTCCAGGTCTACCGTCACACGACGTCGCACCTCCTGGCGAATGCGGTCAAGGACCTGTTCCCGGAGGTCAAGATCGGCATCGGCCCGGCCACCGAGGAGGGGTTCTTCTACGATTTCGAGCGCGGGGAGCCGTTCACCCCGGAGGACCTCGAGCGGATCGAGGCCCGCATGCGCGAGATCAAGGGGAAGGACTTCCCGATCCGGCGCATCGAGCAGCCCAAGGAGGAGGCGCTCGCCTACTTCCGCCGGCTCGGCGACAACCTGAAGGTCGAGCTGATCGCCGAGAAGGGGGGCCCGATCGTCTCCTGCTACCGCCAGAACGATTTCATGGATTTCTGCACCGGTCCCCACCTGCCCTCGACAGGCCGGATCGGCGCGTTCAAGCTCCTGTCGGTGGCCGGCGCCTACTGGAAGGGCTCCGAGGACAACCAGCAGCTGCAACGTATCTACGGGACCGCCTTCCCGACCGAGGAGCAGCTCGAAATTTACCTAAAGACCCTCGAAGAGGCGAAGAAGCGCGACCATCGCAAGCTGGGGCCGGCGCTCGATTTGTTCAGCGTCGAGGAGACCGCGGGGCCCGGGCTCATCTTCTGGCATCCGAACGGGACCATCGTGCGCCAGGTGATGGAGGACTTCTGGAAGGAGGAGCACCGCCGGTCCGGCTACCAGCTCGTCACCACGCCCCACATCGCGCGCGACGAGCTCTGGCGGCAGTCCGGGCACCTCGAGTTCTACAAGGACAACATGTACACCTTCGAGATCGAGAAGGCGGGCTACGTCATCAAGCCGATGAACTGCCCGGGCCACTCCCTGATCTACAAGTCGCGCCTCCGGTCCTACCGCGAGCTGCCGATCCGCTACGCCGAGCTGGGCACCGTCTACCGCTACGAGCGATCCGGCGTGCTGCACGGCATGATGCGGGTGCGCGGCTTCACCCAGGACGACGCCCACATCTACTGCACCCGCGACCAGATCCTCGACGAGATCAAGGGGGTCCTCGACCTGGTCATCACGTTTTTGAAGACCTTCGGCTACGATCGCTACGAAGTCGACCTGTCAGTGCGCGATCCGGCGCACGCGGAGAAGTACGCCGGCGACGACGACGGCTGGACGATGGCGGAGGACGCCCTGGTGAAGGCGCTCCAGTCGCGCGGCCTGACCTACACGCGCCGGGAGGGGGAGGCGGTCTTTTACGGGCCGAAAATCGACGTGCGGATGTTCGACGCGATCGGCCGGCCCTGGCAGGGGCCGACGGTGCAGTTCGATTTCAACCTGCCGCAGAGGCTCGGGATCCAGTACGTCGCGCCGGACGGCTCTCAGACGCCGGTCGTCATGGTGCACCGGGCGATCTACGGGTCCCTCGAGCGCTTCGTGGGTGGGCTGGTCGAGCACTATGCAGGCGCCTTCCCCGTCTGGCTGGCGCCGGTGCAGGCGGTTGTCATGCCGATCACCGACCGCATCCGGGAGTACGCCCGCGAGGCGCAGGCGATGCTTCTCACGGCCGGGCTGCGCTGCGACCTCGACGACCGGAGCGAGAAGATCGGGGCCAAGATCCGGGACGCCCAGCTGAAGAAGATCCCCTTCATGCTGGTCGCCGGCGACCGCGAGGCGCAGGCGCGCACCGTGTCGGTGCGCAGCCGCAGGGAGGGTGACCTCGGACCGATGGGCCTCGAGGCCATCCGCGACAGGATCGTCCAAATGAACGCCGGTCGGGTCGCGGGGCCCTAG